In one window of Cupriavidus necator N-1 DNA:
- a CDS encoding bifunctional diguanylate cyclase/phosphodiesterase, protein MAAIDIRGETILRQTLARALRPLGRLGSRTITAGTLLLGVMTTAVVYAFCTDLLEKDVRLRFENDTGDVIQQIDTRIRLYTDVLVTMQALFGASDHVSRGEFRDFVSGLNLPQRYPGFQTLNYAPYVPAAEIDAFVARQRSDPILREAGVTFNVRPPGRRPGHFVLTYVEPLDINLASIGIDMGAEPRRLAALERARDTGESVSSGRLIFSEAKNPHVGIALRLPVYRKVPDLDSVEARRRAYVGSVGAGIRVDDLLKDLVSNENLRRIRFRVHDAGDFAEAAVPSSAANLLYDSLTGLAVGERSRGAGGSAVHASAARGATALADGQAAPAQHDLVKSVVRNFGGRRWVIAFAADAKAISGPQRYLPALVVISGLIISVLLGWLAYALSSSRARAVAVADQMTHSLRDSQAALAEAQQIARLGDWRIDLDKDIAHFSREMARLLGLRGDKPTPEALFQAIDAGHRAVLQERMRVALQDRQPFEFECPYRSRRGRRGWLHLIGHAHGAADSAVLRGTAQDISQRKSAEQARMQEHQIALHLATATSETEVLEEIVHTLLEGMDWEAGAFWPGDDSQGLKLPPVYLARVKVLQPWFAERPAGPAGAAVLQAPQWYASRSAMARHSQARWLDAGGIRTVFAFPLSRGHVTLGVVELYSRSKRSPDTHALAMAGGIANQTGHFLLRRQAEENLRFLANHDALTGLPNRLMFKAEFEQALTRARASDQALHVIFVDLDEFKVVNDTIGHNAGDIVLREMADRLRGSLEEVELITRFGGDEFVVLLDPKGDSTLLERTIARIQAALAPGFVVNESELRMTASIGISSFPEDGSDWQTLLKHADLAMYGAKQLGKNGYQFYCRGMSASLQRRIDMETHLHRALEQNEFILYYQPRIALASGACTAVEALIRWRHPELGLVMPGDFIPFAEQSGAIVEIGAWALREACRQNAAWRAQGLPPVRVSVNLSARQFADKSLRLTIIDALRQAALPGNLLELELTESMIMRDAEQASSWLSRLKRTGVRLAIDDFGTGYSSLAYLSRFPIDTVKIDRSFVRYVPESRSDTQITSAVIGLGHRLGLEVVAEGVENEVQLEFLRREGCDEVQGYYFSHPLPPAKITAFLASRMENGPAIEHGPQPLRA, encoded by the coding sequence ATGGCTGCCATCGACATCCGGGGGGAAACAATCTTGCGCCAGACGCTTGCGCGCGCGCTGCGCCCGCTTGGACGCCTTGGGTCGCGCACCATCACCGCGGGCACCTTGCTGCTTGGCGTGATGACGACGGCTGTCGTCTATGCGTTCTGCACCGACCTGCTGGAAAAGGACGTCCGCCTGCGATTTGAGAACGATACTGGCGATGTGATCCAGCAGATCGATACACGGATCCGCCTCTATACCGATGTACTCGTGACCATGCAGGCGCTGTTCGGCGCCAGCGACCATGTCTCGCGCGGCGAGTTTCGCGATTTCGTCAGCGGCTTGAACCTGCCGCAGCGCTATCCCGGTTTCCAGACGCTGAACTACGCGCCGTACGTGCCGGCGGCCGAGATCGACGCCTTTGTCGCCCGGCAGCGCAGCGATCCGATCCTGCGCGAGGCGGGCGTGACGTTTAACGTGCGGCCCCCCGGCCGGCGGCCGGGCCATTTCGTGCTGACCTATGTCGAGCCGCTCGACATCAACCTGGCGTCGATCGGCATCGACATGGGCGCCGAGCCACGGCGCCTGGCTGCGCTTGAACGCGCGCGCGATACCGGGGAGTCAGTCAGCAGCGGGCGCCTGATCTTCAGCGAGGCAAAGAACCCGCATGTGGGCATCGCCCTGCGCCTGCCGGTGTACCGCAAGGTGCCCGACCTGGATTCCGTGGAAGCGCGCCGACGCGCCTATGTCGGCTCGGTTGGCGCGGGGATCCGGGTGGATGACCTGCTGAAGGACCTGGTCAGCAATGAGAACCTGCGCCGGATCCGGTTCCGCGTGCATGACGCCGGAGACTTCGCGGAGGCGGCGGTCCCGTCCTCCGCCGCCAACCTGCTCTATGACAGCCTGACCGGCCTGGCGGTCGGGGAGCGCAGCCGGGGCGCCGGCGGCAGCGCCGTCCACGCCAGTGCCGCGCGTGGCGCGACGGCACTGGCGGACGGCCAGGCGGCCCCGGCCCAGCATGATCTGGTCAAGAGCGTGGTGCGGAATTTCGGCGGACGGCGCTGGGTAATCGCGTTTGCTGCCGATGCCAAGGCCATCAGTGGTCCCCAGCGCTACCTGCCGGCGCTGGTGGTGATTTCCGGCCTGATCATCAGCGTGCTGCTGGGGTGGCTGGCCTATGCGCTTTCGAGTTCGCGGGCGCGCGCCGTGGCCGTGGCCGACCAGATGACGCACAGCCTGCGCGACAGCCAGGCCGCGCTGGCCGAGGCGCAGCAGATTGCCCGCCTGGGCGACTGGCGCATCGACCTGGACAAGGACATCGCGCATTTTTCCCGGGAAATGGCGCGCCTGCTGGGCTTGCGCGGCGACAAACCGACTCCGGAAGCGCTGTTCCAGGCGATCGACGCCGGCCATCGCGCCGTGCTGCAGGAAAGGATGCGGGTAGCCCTGCAGGATCGCCAGCCGTTCGAGTTCGAGTGCCCCTACCGTTCGCGGCGCGGGCGGCGGGGCTGGCTGCACCTGATCGGCCACGCGCATGGGGCGGCGGACAGCGCCGTGCTGCGGGGCACCGCGCAGGACATCAGCCAGCGCAAGTCCGCCGAGCAGGCCAGGATGCAGGAACACCAGATTGCCCTGCACCTGGCCACCGCCACCAGCGAAACCGAGGTGCTGGAGGAGATTGTCCACACGCTGCTCGAAGGCATGGACTGGGAGGCGGGTGCCTTCTGGCCGGGCGATGACAGCCAGGGGCTGAAGCTGCCACCGGTCTACCTGGCCCGCGTCAAGGTGCTGCAGCCCTGGTTCGCCGAGCGCCCCGCAGGGCCGGCCGGCGCTGCGGTCTTGCAGGCGCCGCAATGGTATGCAAGCCGGAGCGCGATGGCCCGGCATTCGCAAGCCAGGTGGCTCGACGCGGGCGGCATCCGGACGGTGTTCGCCTTCCCGCTGAGCAGGGGGCACGTGACGCTCGGCGTGGTCGAACTCTATTCCCGCAGCAAGCGCAGCCCCGATACGCATGCGCTCGCGATGGCGGGCGGCATTGCCAATCAGACCGGGCACTTCCTGCTGCGGCGCCAGGCCGAGGAGAACCTGCGCTTCCTCGCCAATCACGATGCCCTCACCGGCCTGCCCAACCGCCTCATGTTCAAGGCCGAGTTCGAGCAGGCGCTGACACGTGCCCGCGCCAGCGACCAGGCGCTGCATGTCATTTTCGTGGACCTGGACGAGTTCAAAGTCGTGAACGACACGATCGGCCACAACGCCGGCGACATCGTGCTGCGCGAGATGGCCGACCGGTTGCGCGGGAGTCTGGAGGAGGTGGAGCTGATCACCCGCTTCGGCGGCGATGAATTCGTCGTGCTGCTGGACCCCAAGGGCGATTCGACGCTCCTGGAGCGGACCATCGCCAGGATCCAGGCTGCGCTCGCGCCAGGCTTCGTCGTCAACGAGTCGGAGCTGCGCATGACGGCAAGCATCGGCATCAGCTCCTTCCCCGAGGACGGCAGCGACTGGCAGACCCTGCTCAAGCATGCCGACCTGGCCATGTACGGTGCCAAGCAGCTCGGCAAGAACGGCTACCAGTTCTACTGCCGGGGCATGAGCGCGTCCCTGCAGCGGCGCATCGACATGGAGACGCACCTGCACCGCGCGCTCGAGCAGAACGAATTCATCCTCTACTACCAGCCGCGCATTGCGCTCGCGTCGGGAGCGTGCACGGCGGTCGAGGCACTGATCCGCTGGCGCCACCCGGAACTGGGCCTGGTCATGCCCGGAGATTTCATTCCCTTCGCGGAGCAGAGCGGCGCCATTGTCGAGATCGGCGCCTGGGCGCTGCGCGAAGCGTGCCGGCAGAATGCCGCATGGCGCGCGCAGGGGCTGCCGCCGGTGCGTGTTTCAGTCAATCTTTCGGCACGGCAGTTTGCCGACAAGTCGCTCAGGCTGACCATTATCGATGCCCTGCGGCAAGCGGCCTTGCCTGGCAACCTGCTGGAGCTGGAACTCACCGAAAGCATGATCATGCGCGATGCCGAACAGGCTTCCAGCTGGCTCTCGCGCCTGAAGCGCACCGGCGTTCGACTGGCGATCGACGACTTCGGCACCGGCTATTCCTCACTTGCCTACCTGAGCCGCTTCCCGATCGATACGGTCAAGATCGACCGTAGCTTCGTCCGCTACGTACCGGAAAGCCGCAGCGACACGCAGATTACCAGCGCGGTGATCGGGCTCGGCCACCGGCTCGGCCTGGAAGTGGTCGCCGAAGGCGTGGAGAACGAGGTGCAACTCGAATTCCTGCGCCGCGAAGGCTGCGACGAGGTGCAGGGCTACTACTTCAGCCATCCGCTGCCGCCGGCGAAGATCACTGCCTTCCTCGCCAGCCGCATGGAGAACGGCCCCGCTATCGAGCACGGGCCGCAACCGCTGCGCGCCTGA
- a CDS encoding glycine-rich domain-containing protein, translated as MQVRTIEIMWQAIDALDFSRMKAKLLHQKYAHWSPESLEQAESGYRQFLKLAAKHPDTPAVPSEQVDAFWHAHILDTRRYASDCERIFGYVLHHDPYVGIDGPEDEARLLQMAAASDALSMREFGSPLTSAAYCARAAADEAAYCARMAKAEEPAYCARMAKAEEPAYCARMAKAEEPAYCARMAKADDPAYCARMAKVGAPAYCALASPQPAAC; from the coding sequence ATGCAGGTCCGTACTATTGAAATCATGTGGCAGGCCATCGACGCCCTGGACTTTTCCAGGATGAAGGCCAAGCTGCTGCACCAGAAGTATGCGCACTGGTCGCCAGAATCGCTGGAGCAGGCGGAGAGCGGCTACCGGCAATTCCTCAAGCTGGCGGCGAAGCATCCGGACACGCCCGCTGTCCCCAGCGAGCAGGTGGATGCCTTCTGGCATGCCCACATCCTGGACACCAGGCGCTATGCCAGCGATTGCGAGCGCATCTTCGGCTATGTCCTTCACCACGACCCCTACGTTGGCATCGACGGCCCGGAGGATGAGGCCCGCCTCCTGCAAATGGCCGCGGCGAGCGATGCGCTGAGCATGCGCGAATTCGGCAGCCCGCTGACGTCTGCCGCATATTGTGCCCGGGCAGCAGCTGACGAGGCCGCGTACTGCGCACGCATGGCGAAGGCGGAGGAGCCCGCGTACTGTGCACGGATGGCCAAGGCGGAAGAACCGGCGTACTGCGCACGCATGGCCAAGGCGGAGGAACCGGCGTACTGCGCACGCATGGCCAAGGCGGACGATCCCGCGTACTGCGCCCGCATGGCCAAGGTCGGCGCCCCCGCATACTGCGCACTGGCTTCGCCCCAGCCCGCGGCCTGCTGA
- a CDS encoding MFS transporter → MPLDPTTTMVSPVSTPAPAEDNPKPMSKASAVTAITIGGALELYDSGVYNFFATLIIPLYFPVGNPLGQLLLSFGTFGAGYLMRPLGGLVIGAYADRHGRKPAVLLSMWLMAFSALILVVTPTYAQIGYLAPVLMILARLLQGFAIGGEMGSASAMLLEYADERSRGFYTSWQTASQGIAAVFAALVALSLSHTLSADALEHWGWRAAFLLGILVIPIGQLIRRRLEETLVPPPRKKAAAGGWQLMRQHWRELVASVLLMTGLAAAVHLIAYYLPNYATFQLHIPRGEAVWAGFVAAAMMVVFGPIAGWMCDRVGRRTMVWWSRVVLLLMAYPAFFVLNTFPSLTCLLVVVGCLAIPMAMTSPATLVLVSEVLPQRLRATGMSVTYYVAIAIFGGFAQLFSTVLIHLTGSPNAPAFYLIGCGLVSLLGLAMVPETLGRRLS, encoded by the coding sequence TTGCCCCTCGATCCCACCACCACCATGGTGTCGCCAGTATCCACGCCCGCGCCGGCCGAGGACAACCCCAAGCCCATGTCCAAGGCTTCTGCGGTCACCGCCATCACCATCGGCGGTGCCCTGGAGTTATACGACTCGGGGGTGTACAACTTCTTCGCCACCCTGATCATTCCCCTCTATTTTCCTGTCGGCAATCCGCTCGGCCAGTTGCTACTGTCGTTCGGCACCTTTGGCGCGGGCTACCTGATGCGGCCCCTGGGCGGACTGGTGATCGGCGCATACGCCGACCGCCATGGCCGCAAGCCCGCGGTGCTGCTGTCGATGTGGCTGATGGCGTTCAGCGCCCTGATCCTCGTGGTGACGCCGACCTATGCACAGATCGGCTACCTGGCCCCGGTCCTGATGATCCTCGCACGCCTGCTGCAGGGCTTTGCGATCGGCGGTGAGATGGGCTCGGCCAGCGCCATGCTGCTGGAGTACGCGGACGAACGCTCGCGCGGCTTCTACACCAGCTGGCAGACGGCCAGCCAGGGTATTGCCGCCGTGTTCGCAGCGCTGGTGGCGCTCTCGCTCAGCCATACGCTCAGCGCCGATGCCCTCGAGCATTGGGGCTGGCGCGCTGCATTCCTGCTCGGCATCCTGGTAATCCCCATCGGCCAGCTGATCCGCCGGCGCCTGGAGGAAACGCTGGTGCCGCCGCCGCGCAAGAAGGCCGCTGCCGGCGGATGGCAGCTGATGCGCCAGCACTGGCGTGAGCTGGTGGCCAGCGTGCTCCTGATGACCGGCCTCGCCGCGGCGGTACACCTGATCGCCTACTATCTGCCGAACTACGCTACCTTCCAGCTGCATATCCCGCGCGGGGAGGCGGTCTGGGCCGGCTTCGTGGCCGCGGCCATGATGGTGGTGTTCGGTCCGATCGCCGGCTGGATGTGCGACCGCGTCGGGCGCCGCACCATGGTGTGGTGGTCGCGCGTGGTGTTGCTGCTGATGGCCTATCCAGCCTTTTTCGTGCTCAACACCTTTCCGTCATTGACTTGCCTGCTGGTGGTGGTCGGGTGCCTGGCCATCCCCATGGCCATGACTTCGCCCGCCACGCTGGTGCTGGTGAGCGAGGTATTGCCGCAGCGCCTGCGGGCCACCGGCATGTCCGTGACCTACTATGTGGCGATTGCGATATTCGGCGGCTTTGCCCAATTGTTCTCGACCGTGCTGATCCACCTGACAGGCAGCCCCAATGCGCCGGCCTTCTACCTGATCGGCTGCGGCCTGGTCTCGCTGCTCGGGTTGGCCATGGTGCCGGAGACGCTCGGCCGGCGGCTCTCGTAA
- a CDS encoding pyruvate carboxylase, with amino-acid sequence MDYAPIRSLLIANRSEIAIRVMRAAAEMNVRTVAIYSKEDRLALHRFKSDESYLVGEGKKPLAAYLDIDDILRIARQAKVDAIHPGYGFLSENPDFAQAVIDAGIRWIGPSPEVMRKLGNKVAARNAAIEAGVPVMPATDPLPHDLDTCKRLAAGVGYPLMLKASWGGGGRGMRVLESEQDLEGALAAARREALAAFGNDEVYVEKLVRNARHVEVQVLGDTHGNLVHLYERDCTVQRRNQKVVERAPAPYLDDAGRAALCESALRLMRAVGYTHAGTVEFLMDADSGQFYFIEVNPRIQVEHTVTEMVTGIDIVKAQIRVTEGGHIGMTENTRNENGEIVVRAAGVPVQEAISLNGHALQCRITTEDPENGFLPDYGRLTAYRSAAGFGVRLDAGTAYGGAVITPYYDSLLVKVTTWAPTAPESIRRMDRALREFRIRGVASNLQFLENVINHPAFRSGDVTTRFIDLTPELLAFTKRLDRATKLLRYLGEVSVNGHPEMSGRTLPSLPLPTPVLPAFDTSGALPYGTRDRLRELGAEKFSRWMLEQKQVLLTDTTMRDAHQSLFATRMRTADMLPIAPFYARELSQLFSLECWGGATFDVALRFLKEDPWQRLEQLRERVPNVLFQMLLRGSNAVGYTNYADNVVRFFVRQAASAGVDVFRVFDSLNWVRNMRVAIDAVGESGALCEGAICYTGDLFDKSRAKYDLKYYVGIARELKQAGVHVLGIKDMAGICRPQAAAALVRALKEETGLPVHFHTHDTSGISAASALAAIEAGCDAVDGALDAMSGLTSQPNLSSIAAALAGSERDPGLSLERLHEASMYWEGVRRFYAPFESEIRAGTADVYRHEMPGGQYTNLREQARSLGIEHRWTEVSRAYAEVNQMFGDIVKVTPTSKVVGDLALMMVANDLSAADVCDPAKETAFPESVVSLFKGELGFPPDGFPAALSRKVLRGEPPAPYRPGDQIPPVDLDAARAAGEAACEQPLDDRQLASYLMYPKQAGEYHAHVRNYSDTSVVPTPAYLYGLQPQEEVAIDIAAGKTLLVSLQGTHPDAEEGVIKVQFELNGQSRTTLVEQRSTTQAAAKRHSRPVAEPDNPLHVAAPMPGSIVTVAVQPGQRVAAGTTLLALEAMKMETHIAAERDCEIAAVHVQQGDRVAAKDLLIELKN; translated from the coding sequence ATGGACTACGCTCCTATCCGTTCCCTGCTGATTGCCAACCGTTCCGAGATCGCGATCCGCGTGATGCGCGCCGCCGCCGAGATGAATGTGCGCACGGTGGCGATCTATTCGAAGGAAGACCGCCTCGCGCTCCATCGCTTCAAGTCCGATGAGAGCTACCTGGTCGGCGAAGGCAAGAAGCCGCTGGCGGCTTACCTCGACATCGACGATATCCTGCGCATTGCCAGGCAGGCAAAGGTCGACGCCATTCATCCGGGCTATGGCTTCCTCTCGGAAAACCCGGACTTCGCGCAGGCCGTGATCGACGCGGGAATCCGCTGGATCGGCCCGTCGCCCGAGGTCATGCGCAAGCTTGGCAACAAGGTGGCGGCGCGCAACGCGGCGATCGAGGCGGGCGTGCCGGTAATGCCGGCAACTGATCCGCTGCCGCATGACCTGGATACGTGCAAGCGCCTGGCCGCCGGCGTCGGCTATCCGCTGATGCTCAAGGCAAGCTGGGGCGGCGGCGGACGCGGCATGCGGGTCCTGGAAAGCGAGCAGGACCTTGAGGGGGCGCTCGCCGCGGCGCGGCGCGAGGCGCTGGCTGCGTTCGGCAATGACGAGGTCTATGTCGAAAAGCTGGTGCGCAACGCGCGCCATGTCGAAGTGCAGGTGCTCGGCGACACGCACGGCAACCTCGTGCATCTCTATGAGCGCGACTGTACCGTGCAGCGGCGCAACCAGAAGGTGGTGGAGCGGGCGCCCGCGCCGTATCTCGACGATGCCGGCCGGGCCGCGCTGTGCGAATCGGCCCTGCGGCTGATGCGCGCGGTCGGCTACACCCATGCCGGTACGGTCGAATTCCTGATGGATGCCGATTCCGGCCAGTTCTACTTCATCGAGGTCAATCCGCGCATCCAGGTCGAACACACGGTCACGGAGATGGTCACTGGGATCGATATCGTCAAGGCGCAGATCCGCGTGACGGAGGGCGGCCATATCGGCATGACCGAGAACACGCGCAATGAAAACGGCGAGATCGTCGTGCGCGCCGCGGGCGTGCCGGTGCAGGAAGCGATTTCGCTCAACGGTCACGCGCTGCAATGCCGGATCACCACCGAGGACCCGGAGAACGGCTTCCTGCCGGACTATGGCCGCCTCACCGCCTACCGCAGCGCGGCCGGCTTCGGCGTGCGCCTGGACGCCGGCACTGCCTACGGCGGCGCGGTGATCACGCCGTACTACGATTCGCTGCTGGTCAAGGTCACCACCTGGGCGCCGACCGCGCCCGAATCGATCCGGCGCATGGACCGTGCGCTGCGCGAGTTCCGCATTCGCGGCGTCGCGTCCAACCTGCAGTTCCTCGAGAACGTCATCAACCATCCCGCGTTCCGGTCCGGCGATGTCACCACGCGCTTTATCGACCTGACGCCGGAACTGCTGGCCTTCACCAAGCGCCTGGACCGCGCCACCAAGCTGCTGCGTTACCTGGGCGAGGTCAGCGTCAACGGGCACCCGGAGATGAGCGGCCGCACGCTGCCATCGCTGCCGCTGCCCACACCGGTCCTGCCCGCCTTCGACACCAGCGGTGCGCTGCCCTACGGTACGCGCGATCGGCTGCGCGAGCTGGGCGCGGAGAAGTTCTCGCGCTGGATGCTGGAGCAGAAGCAGGTGCTGCTGACTGACACCACCATGCGCGACGCGCACCAGTCGCTGTTCGCCACGCGCATGCGCACCGCCGACATGCTGCCGATCGCGCCGTTCTATGCGCGCGAACTGTCGCAGCTGTTTTCGCTGGAGTGCTGGGGTGGCGCCACCTTCGACGTGGCGCTGCGCTTCCTCAAGGAAGACCCGTGGCAGCGCCTTGAGCAACTGCGCGAGCGCGTGCCCAACGTGCTGTTCCAGATGCTGCTGCGCGGCTCCAACGCGGTCGGCTACACCAATTATGCCGACAACGTGGTGCGCTTCTTCGTGCGCCAGGCGGCCAGCGCCGGCGTGGATGTGTTCCGCGTGTTCGATTCACTGAACTGGGTGCGCAACATGCGGGTCGCGATCGACGCCGTCGGCGAGAGCGGCGCGCTGTGCGAAGGCGCGATCTGCTATACCGGCGACCTGTTCGACAAGTCGCGCGCCAAATACGACCTGAAGTACTACGTCGGCATCGCGCGCGAGCTGAAGCAGGCCGGCGTGCATGTGCTGGGCATCAAGGACATGGCAGGCATCTGCCGTCCGCAGGCCGCGGCGGCACTGGTCAGGGCGCTCAAGGAAGAGACCGGGCTGCCGGTGCATTTCCATACCCACGACACCAGCGGCATCTCGGCCGCTTCGGCGCTGGCCGCGATCGAGGCCGGCTGCGATGCGGTCGACGGCGCGCTCGACGCCATGAGCGGGCTGACCTCGCAACCCAACCTGTCGAGCATCGCCGCGGCCCTGGCCGGCAGCGAGCGCGATCCCGGCCTCAGCCTGGAGCGCCTGCACGAAGCGTCGATGTACTGGGAAGGGGTGCGCCGCTTCTACGCGCCGTTCGAATCCGAAATCCGCGCCGGCACCGCCGACGTGTACCGCCACGAGATGCCCGGCGGCCAGTACACCAACCTGCGCGAGCAGGCGCGCTCGCTCGGCATCGAGCATCGCTGGACCGAGGTGTCGCGTGCCTATGCCGAGGTCAACCAGATGTTCGGCGACATCGTCAAGGTGACGCCGACGTCCAAGGTAGTCGGCGACCTGGCATTGATGATGGTGGCCAACGACCTGAGCGCCGCCGACGTGTGCGATCCGGCCAAGGAAACCGCCTTCCCTGAATCGGTGGTGTCGCTGTTCAAGGGCGAACTGGGCTTTCCGCCCGACGGCTTCCCCGCGGCACTGTCGCGCAAGGTGCTGCGCGGCGAGCCGCCAGCGCCGTACCGGCCCGGCGACCAGATCCCGCCGGTCGACCTCGACGCGGCGCGCGCCGCGGGTGAAGCAGCGTGCGAACAGCCGCTCGACGACCGCCAGCTGGCTTCGTACCTGATGTACCCGAAGCAGGCCGGCGAGTACCACGCGCATGTGCGCAACTACAGCGACACCTCGGTGGTACCCACGCCGGCATACCTGTACGGCTTGCAGCCGCAGGAAGAAGTGGCCATCGACATCGCCGCCGGCAAGACCCTGCTGGTCTCGCTGCAAGGCACGCACCCCGATGCCGAAGAGGGTGTCATCAAGGTCCAGTTCGAGCTGAACGGGCAGTCGCGCACCACGCTGGTCGAGCAGCGCAGCACCACGCAAGCGGCGGCGAAGCGCCACAGCCGTCCGGTTGCCGAGCCCGACAACCCGCTGCATGTCGCTGCGCCCATGCCGGGCTCGATCGTGACGGTGGCGGTGCAGCCGGGGCAGCGCGTGGCTGCGGGCACGACGCTGCTGGCGCTGGAGGCGATGAAGATGGAGACCCATATCGCGGCGGAGCGGGACTGCGAAATCGCCGCAGTCCATGTTCAGCAGGGCGATCGCGTGGCGGCGAAGGATCTGCTGATTGAACTGAAGAATTGA
- a CDS encoding SulP family inorganic anion transporter yields the protein MEPQNLTPAAQRDADKAPGWLRWLPGVQMLKSYQPGWLPNDLAGGLVLTTMLVPVGIAYAEASGVPGVYGLYATMIPMLVYAVFGPSRILVLGPDSALAAPILAVVLQVSGGDPARAIMVASMMAIVSGVVCIVMGLLRLGFITELLSKPIRYGYMNGIALAVLVSQLPKLFAISIEDAGPLREIISLGRAILAGETNWYSFAVGAGSLVLILFLKRFERIPGILIAVIIATLAVSGLHLDQSGVKVLGQIPQGLPAFVVPWVSDADLVKILLGGCAVALISFADTSVLSRTFAARTNTRVDPNQEMVGLGAANLAAGFFQGFPISSSSSRTPVAEAAGAKTQLTGVLGALAVAALLMFAPNLLQYLPNSALAAVVIAAAIGLFEVNDLKRIYRIQQWEFWLSMVCFAAVAVFGAIQGIILAVVIAVIEFLWDGWRPHYAVLGRVEGLRGYHDMQRYPHAQRIDGLVLFRWDAPLFFANAELFQERLMEAIDASPTPVRRVVVAAEPVTSVDVTSADMLRELSRTLDARGIALHFAEMKDPVRDKLKRFELMEAIGDKNFHPTVGSAVDDYLGLDDGPAGTGSGSAPAAQAGQ from the coding sequence ATGGAGCCTCAGAACCTGACTCCCGCCGCGCAGCGCGACGCCGACAAGGCACCCGGGTGGTTGCGCTGGCTCCCCGGGGTCCAGATGCTGAAGTCATACCAGCCGGGCTGGCTGCCGAACGACCTCGCCGGCGGGCTGGTGCTGACCACCATGCTGGTGCCGGTCGGCATCGCCTACGCGGAGGCCTCCGGCGTGCCCGGTGTCTACGGGCTCTACGCCACCATGATCCCGATGCTGGTGTATGCCGTGTTCGGCCCGAGCCGGATCCTTGTGCTGGGGCCGGATTCGGCCCTGGCCGCGCCGATCCTGGCTGTGGTGCTGCAGGTCTCCGGCGGCGATCCGGCGCGCGCCATCATGGTGGCCAGCATGATGGCAATCGTCTCGGGCGTGGTCTGCATCGTGATGGGGCTGTTGCGGCTGGGGTTCATTACCGAGTTGCTGTCCAAGCCGATCCGCTATGGCTACATGAACGGGATCGCGCTCGCGGTGCTGGTCAGCCAGTTGCCCAAGCTGTTCGCCATCTCGATCGAGGACGCCGGCCCGCTGCGGGAGATAATCAGCCTCGGCCGGGCGATCCTGGCCGGCGAGACCAACTGGTACAGCTTTGCGGTCGGCGCGGGCAGCCTGGTGCTGATCCTGTTCCTGAAGCGCTTCGAGCGCATTCCCGGCATCCTGATCGCGGTGATCATTGCCACGCTGGCCGTCAGCGGGCTCCACCTGGACCAGTCCGGCGTGAAGGTGCTGGGCCAGATCCCGCAAGGCTTGCCGGCCTTTGTCGTGCCCTGGGTGAGCGATGCGGACCTGGTGAAGATCCTGCTGGGCGGGTGTGCCGTTGCGCTGATCTCGTTCGCGGATACCAGCGTGCTGTCGCGCACCTTTGCCGCGCGCACCAACACCCGCGTCGACCCGAACCAGGAGATGGTCGGGCTGGGCGCCGCCAACCTGGCCGCGGGCTTCTTCCAGGGCTTTCCGATCAGCAGCAGCTCGTCCCGTACGCCGGTGGCCGAAGCCGCGGGCGCGAAGACCCAGCTTACCGGCGTGTTGGGTGCGCTGGCCGTGGCGGCGCTGCTGATGTTCGCGCCCAACCTGCTGCAGTACCTGCCAAACAGCGCGCTGGCCGCGGTGGTGATCGCGGCGGCCATCGGCCTGTTCGAGGTGAATGACCTGAAGCGCATCTACCGGATCCAGCAGTGGGAGTTCTGGCTTTCCATGGTGTGCTTTGCCGCGGTGGCGGTGTTCGGGGCCATCCAGGGGATCATCCTGGCCGTGGTCATCGCCGTTATTGAGTTCCTGTGGGACGGCTGGCGGCCGCACTATGCCGTGCTCGGCCGCGTCGAAGGCCTGCGCGGCTACCACGACATGCAACGCTACCCGCATGCGCAGCGCATCGACGGCCTGGTGCTGTTCCGCTGGGATGCGCCGCTGTTCTTCGCCAATGCCGAACTGTTCCAGGAGCGGCTGATGGAAGCGATCGATGCATCGCCGACACCCGTGCGCAGGGTCGTAGTGGCGGCCGAACCGGTGACCAGTGTCGATGTCACCTCGGCCGACATGCTGCGCGAACTGAGCCGCACCCTGGACGCGCGCGGCATTGCGCTGCATTTCGCCGAGATGAAGGATCCGGTGCGTGACAAGCTCAAGCGCTTCGAGCTGATGGAAGCGATTGGCGACAAGAATTTCCATCCGACCGTTGGCAGTGCGGTGGATGACTACCTTGGACTTGACGACGGCCCGGCCGGCACGGGCAGCGGAAGTGCGCCTGCGGCGCAGGCCGGCCAGTGA